From Planktothrix serta PCC 8927, a single genomic window includes:
- a CDS encoding LysR family transcriptional regulator, with product MRLEQLQSFLSVAETGSFQQAARKCGVTQSTISRQVQGLEEELGLPLFHRTTQAKLTIGGERFWPYARKICQTWDSAKEELASLLAGKQPELCVAAIHSVCSSYLPPVLQKFCYAHPEVQLRVTSLGSDRALKVLKDGLVDIAIIMNNRSFTASAELLVDILYQEPIELLMASSHPLTQYSQVPWHELIRYPQVVFKDGYGMQRFVQEKFTQAGAKLNAVLELNTLDGFRGVIRQGELIALLPYSALIEARTDPTLAVRGLAPIPFGHPKTSLASSASSALIPTNGDTTWTREVVIVTTPDRMQIPPIAYFWQLVHDYIDRSIDSLNPQTPLLK from the coding sequence ATGCGTTTAGAGCAACTGCAATCTTTTCTGTCTGTTGCTGAGACTGGGAGCTTTCAACAAGCAGCACGCAAATGCGGCGTTACTCAATCAACAATTAGCCGACAGGTGCAGGGACTAGAGGAAGAACTGGGTTTACCCTTATTTCACCGCACAACTCAAGCTAAATTAACCATTGGGGGTGAACGTTTTTGGCCCTATGCTCGCAAAATTTGTCAAACCTGGGACAGTGCGAAAGAGGAATTGGCATCTTTGTTAGCGGGGAAACAACCGGAACTTTGTGTGGCGGCAATTCATTCGGTTTGTTCCTCTTATTTACCCCCAGTTTTGCAGAAGTTTTGTTATGCTCATCCAGAGGTTCAATTACGAGTAACATCATTAGGAAGCGATCGCGCTTTAAAAGTTCTTAAGGATGGATTAGTTGATATTGCCATTATTATGAATAATCGTTCTTTTACCGCTAGTGCAGAACTTTTAGTCGATATTCTTTATCAAGAACCGATTGAATTATTAATGGCTAGTAGCCACCCGTTAACGCAATATTCTCAAGTTCCTTGGCATGAGTTAATTCGTTATCCGCAAGTGGTTTTTAAAGATGGTTATGGAATGCAGCGTTTTGTTCAAGAAAAGTTTACCCAAGCTGGAGCAAAATTAAATGCAGTTTTAGAGTTAAATACATTGGATGGCTTTCGAGGGGTAATTCGTCAAGGGGAACTGATCGCTTTATTACCCTATTCTGCCTTAATAGAAGCCCGAACTGATCCGACTTTAGCCGTCCGAGGGTTAGCACCCATACCGTTTGGACATCCTAAAACTTCTCTGGCGAGTTCTGCTTCCTCGGCGTTAATTCCTACGAATGGGGACACAACTTGGACTCGTGAAGTGGTAATTGTCACAACACCGGATCGAATGCAAATTCCTCCCATTGCTTATTTTTGGCAACTCGTTCATGATTATATTGATAGATCAATTGATTCTTTAAATCCCCAAACGCCTCTGTTGAAATAA
- a CDS encoding SRPBCC family protein, with product MQYFNYSSLINAPVEVVWEFHTRPDILQLLTPPWQPVEIVRREGGLDVGAISEFRILLGFIPVRWVAIHTECKPLELFTDEQQEGIVESWVHRHQFVSENGKTRLTDAIAYSLPGGELAEKILGWWVNSRLEDMFRYRHQVTKKECEKC from the coding sequence ATGCAATACTTTAACTATTCTTCCCTGATTAATGCACCTGTAGAAGTGGTTTGGGAATTTCATACCCGACCGGATATATTACAATTGTTAACTCCTCCTTGGCAACCCGTAGAAATTGTGCGTCGAGAAGGGGGTTTAGATGTGGGAGCAATTTCGGAATTTAGAATATTATTAGGGTTTATTCCGGTGCGATGGGTAGCAATTCATACTGAATGTAAACCCTTAGAATTATTTACTGATGAACAACAAGAAGGAATTGTAGAAAGTTGGGTACATCGACATCAATTTGTTTCTGAAAATGGCAAAACTCGCCTCACCGATGCGATCGCTTATTCTCTACCCGGAGGAGAATTAGCAGAAAAAATCTTAGGTTGGTGGGTTAATAGTCGTTTAGAAGATATGTTTCGTTATCGTCATCAAGTTACAAAAAAAGAATGTGAAAAGTGTTAA
- a CDS encoding ArnT family glycosyltransferase, which produces MKLSSDREIKTFFLHQIQSRWFPGILAILGLGLISWLAFFQNLGNWGLLDETEPLFAEASRQMLVTGDWITPYFNQETRFDKPPLIYWLMTIFYRIVGVNEWGVRLPSAFSAFILMGLGFYTLSYYVQKTQFSAIKDETKVGYISLSDQPCFRRVIFHPLPWIGAALIAFNPEILAWARIGVSDMLLTSCMGSALFAFFLGYSTRLDPISESGFKEHSDLMFKQFNQRLNPSDIWYLAFYILLALAVLTKGPVGIVLPLLIISSFLIYLGKGRKILQEMRPFRGGLIFLGITLPWYIVVTLINGQNYINSFFGYHNFERFTSVVNHHAAPWYFYFIVVLVGFAPFSVYLPIAIASTKFWKRRCWQRQSRIQQLPLFAVFWFAVIFIFFTVAVTKLPSYVLPLIPASALLISLFWHNIIKNNHPVNSNMGLAGDIPKAFSVSIIFNILLVFSASVASYFSKNFIGYDAEMPDFRADLQASGLLNRSALIWLITGIGIILSWWKKRISGIFLLNLFGFIIFFIWAATPTYNLLDHHRQEPLRNLAQTVVQQRQIGEELMMVGFKKPSLVFYTQHPVQYYPEPGDVINYINSPKVKNSSPKTLLILGHPRELTNIGLKPNQYKIIDQAGSYQLIRANIGNRE; this is translated from the coding sequence CATCAAATTCAAAGCCGTTGGTTCCCTGGAATCCTGGCGATTTTGGGGTTAGGTTTAATCAGTTGGCTGGCTTTTTTTCAGAATTTAGGAAATTGGGGTTTATTGGATGAAACAGAGCCTTTATTTGCAGAAGCCTCCCGTCAAATGTTAGTAACGGGGGATTGGATTACCCCCTATTTTAATCAAGAAACTCGCTTCGATAAACCGCCCTTAATTTATTGGTTAATGACAATTTTTTACCGAATTGTCGGAGTTAATGAATGGGGAGTCCGTCTTCCTTCAGCATTTTCGGCTTTTATTCTAATGGGTTTGGGATTTTATACCTTAAGTTATTATGTCCAAAAAACCCAATTTTCTGCGATTAAAGACGAGACAAAAGTAGGCTATATTTCTCTATCTGATCAACCCTGTTTCCGAAGGGTGATTTTCCATCCTTTACCTTGGATAGGGGCGGCATTAATAGCGTTTAATCCTGAAATTCTGGCTTGGGCAAGAATTGGGGTTTCCGATATGTTATTAACGAGTTGTATGGGTTCAGCTTTATTCGCTTTTTTTCTGGGATATTCAACCCGTTTAGATCCAATATCGGAGTCAGGATTTAAAGAACATTCTGATTTAATGTTTAAGCAGTTTAATCAACGTCTGAATCCCTCTGATATTTGGTATTTAGCTTTTTATATTTTATTGGCTTTAGCCGTGTTAACAAAAGGGCCAGTCGGGATTGTTTTACCCCTTTTAATTATTAGTTCATTTTTAATTTATCTGGGAAAAGGGCGGAAGATTTTACAAGAAATGCGTCCCTTCCGAGGGGGATTAATTTTTTTAGGAATTACTCTTCCTTGGTATATTGTAGTTACTTTAATTAATGGTCAAAACTATATTAACTCGTTTTTTGGTTATCACAATTTTGAACGATTTACTAGCGTTGTTAATCACCATGCGGCTCCTTGGTATTTCTATTTTATTGTGGTTTTAGTGGGGTTTGCGCCTTTTTCTGTGTATTTACCAATAGCGATCGCTTCAACAAAATTTTGGAAACGCCGATGTTGGCAACGCCAATCTCGAATTCAACAATTACCATTATTTGCTGTTTTTTGGTTCGCTGTAATTTTTATCTTTTTTACTGTAGCTGTTACGAAACTTCCCAGTTATGTTTTACCTCTGATCCCGGCTTCAGCCTTATTAATTTCTCTATTTTGGCACAATATAATAAAAAACAATCATCCCGTTAATTCTAATATGGGTCTGGCGGGTGATATTCCTAAAGCATTTTCTGTTTCTATTATTTTCAATATTCTATTAGTTTTTAGTGCTTCAGTAGCTAGTTATTTTAGTAAAAATTTCATAGGATATGATGCAGAGATGCCCGATTTTAGGGCAGATTTACAAGCTTCTGGACTCCTAAATCGATCCGCTTTAATTTGGTTAATTACTGGAATCGGAATTATCTTAAGTTGGTGGAAAAAGCGAATTTCAGGAATTTTTCTACTTAATCTTTTTGGATTTATTATCTTTTTTATCTGGGCTGCAACTCCTACCTATAATTTACTCGATCACCATCGTCAAGAACCTTTAAGAAATCTCGCCCAAACTGTTGTACAACAGCGACAAATAGGGGAAGAATTAATGATGGTTGGCTTTAAAAAACCCAGTTTAGTTTTTTATACTCAACATCCAGTTCAATACTATCCTGAACCTGGAGATGTAATTAACTATATTAACAGCCCAAAGGTTAAAAATTCTTCCCCTAAAACCCTTTTAATTCTGGGACATCCCCGTGAATTAACTAATATTGGATTAAAACCCAATCAATATAAAATTATTGATCAAGCAGGTTCCTATCAACTCATTCGAGCTAATATAGGGAACAGGGAATAG
- a CDS encoding HEAT repeat domain-containing protein → MIDLSQQEPEAVLNLVLTQLEQGDFQQRWEISKILPDLGTLAIEPLLNILQDQTADVEMRWFVARILGQFKSELVIEPLVNLLKTAKIEATEDELSLQEITAITLAGLGNSAIAPLTELLAQEDSKRLATVALSQIRHSETINPLLTIVNDSNPEIRAIAIEALGSFHDPKVIPVLLEALNDPVANVRKEAVIGLGVRLDLLETINLVEKLKPLLWDIRPEVCQQTQLALARLKTDEAVTALFEQVQSPSVPLSLKIDGIRSLGWIETPKSLNHLDEILLSFHPEFNPNTPPITAVEMTLIQEIIQGIGRIETIELREQATQILINLINRNHPAISDPKIKQLIALGLGKLRLISALDPLIQLLADPQDSVRLHCISALKQIGSEETYQYLQKLLNQENINPDIKQGILKALSEW, encoded by the coding sequence GTGATTGATTTATCCCAACAAGAACCCGAAGCTGTACTTAATTTGGTTTTAACTCAGTTAGAACAGGGAGATTTTCAACAGCGATGGGAAATTAGTAAAATTTTACCCGATTTAGGAACCCTTGCCATCGAGCCTCTGCTTAATATTTTACAAGATCAAACGGCTGATGTAGAAATGCGTTGGTTTGTGGCTCGAATTTTGGGACAGTTTAAATCAGAATTGGTGATTGAACCCTTGGTTAATTTGCTCAAAACTGCTAAAATAGAAGCAACGGAAGATGAACTATCCCTTCAGGAAATAACAGCAATTACCTTAGCAGGTTTAGGAAATTCAGCGATCGCACCCCTGACGGAATTATTAGCCCAAGAAGATTCTAAACGATTAGCAACGGTTGCCTTATCTCAAATTCGTCATTCTGAAACGATTAACCCCTTATTAACTATTGTCAATGATTCTAATCCAGAGATTCGAGCGATCGCAATTGAAGCATTAGGAAGTTTTCATGATCCCAAAGTGATTCCCGTTTTATTAGAGGCTTTAAATGATCCCGTTGCTAATGTTAGAAAAGAAGCAGTGATCGGATTAGGAGTAAGATTAGATTTATTAGAAACTATTAATTTAGTTGAAAAACTTAAACCGTTATTATGGGATATTCGACCAGAAGTTTGTCAACAAACTCAACTCGCTTTAGCGCGTTTAAAAACAGATGAAGCAGTAACAGCCTTATTTGAACAAGTACAATCTCCCAGTGTTCCCCTATCTTTAAAAATAGATGGGATTCGTTCATTGGGATGGATTGAAACGCCTAAAAGTTTAAATCATTTAGATGAAATTCTGTTGAGCTTTCATCCTGAATTTAATCCGAATACACCTCCGATCACGGCTGTAGAAATGACCCTAATTCAAGAAATTATTCAGGGGATAGGACGAATTGAAACTATAGAATTGCGCGAACAAGCTACTCAAATTTTAATTAATTTAATTAATCGCAATCATCCGGCTATTTCCGATCCAAAAATCAAACAATTAATCGCGTTAGGATTAGGAAAATTAAGATTAATATCTGCCCTTGATCCCTTAATTCAACTTTTAGCTGATCCCCAGGATTCAGTTCGATTACATTGTATTTCAGCCTTGAAACAAATTGGCTCTGAAGAAACTTATCAATATTTACAAAAATTATTAAATCAAGAAAATATTAATCCTGATATCAAACAAGGGATTTTAAAAGCTTTATCAGAATGGTAA